From a single Arachis hypogaea cultivar Tifrunner chromosome 3, arahy.Tifrunner.gnm2.J5K5, whole genome shotgun sequence genomic region:
- the LOC112790351 gene encoding uncharacterized protein: MVFETASSFIASWLTPTCLFVFVNLVIGTIAIVSRFATHHQRQQVDSSGQLVRSTSLLDRVMSFNLYSYKDDGHNSVQENHELAQQSLGQSVLDQVNSSERMDDSAQYELTRTPSLLERLKSIKFYKSESTKKVKEEEPEFGSGHQPSATKDGLDRVNSDEDRRIRNLLSRRWEGEELLGEEVDKKADDFINRFKQQLRLQRLDSILRYRELLKRN; the protein is encoded by the coding sequence ATGGTATTTGAAACAGCTTCTTCTTTCATTGCCAGCTGGCTCACACCCACTTGTCTCTTCGTCTTCGTCAACCTTGTCATCGGTACCATAGCCATCGTTTCTCGTTTCGCCACCCATCATCAACGGCAGCAAGTTGACTCTTCGGGTCAACTCGTCCGTTCTACTTCTCTTCTGGACCGCGTCATGTCCTTCAACCTCTATTCCTATAAAGATGATGGACATAACTCAGTTCAGGAGAATCACGAGTTGGCCCAACAAAGTCTGGGTCAATCTGTGTTAGACCAAGTCAACTCCTCCGAAAGAATGGATGACTCAGCTCAATATGAGTTGACCCGGACTCCATCTTTGTTGGAAAGATTAAAGTCAATAAAATTCTACAAATCAGAATCAACAAAGAAAGTTAAAGAGGAAGAACCTGAATTCGGATCCGGACACCAACCCAGTGCTACAAAGGACGGGTTGGATCGGGTGAATTCGGATGAGGATAGAAGAATAAGGAACTTATTATCGAGAAGGTGGGAGGGAGAGGAGTTATTGGGAGAAGAAGTAGACAAGAAAGCTGATGATTTCATCAACAGGTTTAAGCAGCAGCTTAGGCTTCAGAGGCTTGATTCAATACTACGTTATAGAGAGCTGCTCAAGAGAAATTAA